Proteins from one Desulfonema limicola genomic window:
- a CDS encoding radical SAM/SPASM domain-containing protein, with the protein MKNLITQLKSLGLHPPGSLTLAITNQCNLYCKHCWPESGPCDYPSAVPLEALKKIIKEFADIGTEKIIFTGGEPLLYPALYDILNYTCKHQAVKEICLQTNAVLLTRIHAQALADFKEKISFRVSLEGADPKKHDYIRGKGSFERTVNGLNLLLEYGFGQQTCIAFTEMAHNFEDMAGVLDLAFKMGIGSFVSNTLICGGRAAHKNQLKAPLPSQYIKLLNLFHNNDTFKTQYQQIGNIAAIEWKKGQETGGKDHCCTFIENPYITSKGMMYPCVMLHSKEYAAKDVYSRPLHKAFTEAVPGWIKLHELSQNRAFALDSCQKCPGLLHCAAGCMGRAFTANGNFMSIEDRCSLRRAVYNWTKD; encoded by the coding sequence ATGAAAAATCTTATCACTCAACTAAAATCCTTGGGCCTGCATCCTCCAGGCTCACTAACTCTTGCAATTACTAATCAATGCAATCTTTATTGCAAGCATTGCTGGCCTGAAAGCGGCCCTTGTGATTACCCTTCTGCTGTTCCTTTAGAAGCATTAAAAAAAATTATTAAAGAATTTGCAGATATTGGCACGGAAAAGATAATTTTTACAGGAGGAGAACCTCTGCTTTATCCAGCATTGTATGATATTCTCAACTATACCTGCAAGCACCAGGCAGTCAAGGAAATCTGCCTTCAGACCAATGCAGTACTTCTTACCAGGATTCACGCTCAAGCACTGGCTGATTTCAAGGAAAAAATAAGCTTCAGGGTAAGTCTTGAAGGTGCTGATCCCAAAAAACACGACTATATCAGAGGAAAAGGAAGCTTTGAAAGGACAGTGAATGGTTTGAATCTTCTGCTTGAATATGGATTTGGGCAGCAGACCTGTATTGCATTTACAGAAATGGCCCATAATTTTGAAGATATGGCAGGGGTTCTTGATCTGGCATTTAAAATGGGAATTGGCAGTTTTGTAAGCAATACATTGATCTGTGGAGGCCGTGCCGCACATAAGAATCAGCTTAAAGCGCCCTTACCTTCCCAATATATAAAACTTTTAAATTTATTTCACAATAATGACACATTTAAAACTCAATATCAGCAAATAGGAAATATTGCAGCAATAGAATGGAAAAAGGGACAGGAAACCGGGGGAAAAGACCATTGCTGCACTTTTATTGAAAATCCGTATATTACATCTAAAGGTATGATGTATCCATGCGTAATGCTTCATTCAAAAGAATATGCAGCAAAAGATGTTTACAGCAGACCCCTGCACAAGGCTTTTACAGAAGCAGTTCCAGGCTGGATAAAACTTCATGAACTCAGCCAAAACCGGGCATTTGCACTGGATTCCTGTCAAAAATGCCCTGGTTTGTTACATTGTGCTGCCGGATGTATGGGCAGGGCTTTTACTGCTAATGGCAATTTTATGTCAATTGAAGACCGCTGCTCTTTAAGACGTGCTGTTTATAACTGGACAAAGGATTAG
- a CDS encoding AAA-like domain-containing protein produces the protein MRRFHSYGPVNCRHHFCVKRNNLVQKCFEQLIGFPEEGGHYFTIWSPRQCGKTWLMRQVKKEIEKQYPEKFIVGMMSMQGVIMEKDDPDEVLFRQLPRIVRDAFKIEPSVPKTWDDWIELFSIEKGLFSKPVILFIDEFDSLPPKIIDQLVTLFRDMYLKRESFNIHGLALIGVRAVLGVESLRGSPFNIQRSLHVPNFIREEVEDLFNQYQTESGQKIESDVVKTVYDSTKGQPGLVCWFGELLTETYNPGTGRIIDISVWKDVYAAALHKEWNNTVLNLIKKAQGNYADYVLELFTKSDLPFSIRAEWCSYLYLNGIIDSMESGNSSGSRTYVCRFSSPFVQTCLYEAFTMDFAGDRLPILALDPLDTLSDVFESPELNIPALLERYKAYLKRLKAKGINPWKDQPRRADLHYTEYVGHFHLYFWLQNAVGRLCSVSPEFPTGNGRVDLHLRCKNRQAVIEVKSFKDQAELEYSRNQALKYAQKLELSAISLAVFVPVEDEEILKKLSSSQTIDGVKLDVTAISWV, from the coding sequence ATGCGAAGATTCCACTCATACGGACCCGTGAACTGCCGTCATCATTTCTGCGTAAAACGCAATAACCTGGTTCAAAAATGTTTTGAACAATTGATAGGCTTTCCAGAAGAAGGCGGTCACTACTTCACAATCTGGTCACCCCGCCAGTGCGGCAAAACCTGGCTCATGCGGCAGGTAAAAAAAGAGATTGAAAAGCAGTATCCTGAAAAATTTATTGTGGGCATGATGTCAATGCAGGGTGTTATAATGGAAAAAGACGATCCTGATGAAGTCCTTTTCAGACAACTGCCCCGTATTGTAAGAGATGCCTTTAAAATTGAACCTTCTGTTCCAAAAACTTGGGACGACTGGATTGAATTGTTTTCTATTGAAAAAGGGCTGTTCAGCAAACCCGTAATCCTGTTCATAGACGAATTTGACAGCCTGCCCCCTAAGATAATTGATCAACTGGTAACACTGTTCAGGGACATGTACCTGAAACGTGAAAGTTTCAATATTCACGGACTCGCACTTATCGGTGTCAGGGCAGTTCTGGGGGTTGAAAGCCTGCGCGGCTCCCCTTTCAACATCCAGCGCTCCCTGCATGTGCCCAACTTCATCAGAGAAGAAGTCGAAGACCTGTTTAACCAGTATCAAACAGAAAGCGGGCAGAAAATAGAATCTGATGTTGTAAAAACCGTGTATGATTCCACAAAAGGACAGCCCGGTCTTGTGTGCTGGTTTGGGGAGCTTTTAACTGAAACATACAACCCGGGAACCGGCAGAATTATTGACATATCTGTCTGGAAAGATGTTTATGCAGCAGCGCTTCACAAAGAATGGAACAACACAGTCCTGAATCTAATAAAAAAAGCTCAGGGAAATTATGCAGATTATGTCCTGGAATTATTTACCAAATCAGACCTGCCTTTCAGCATAAGAGCAGAATGGTGCAGCTATCTGTATTTAAACGGGATTATTGACAGTATGGAATCTGGTAATTCATCAGGCAGCAGGACTTATGTATGCCGGTTTTCATCTCCTTTTGTCCAGACCTGTCTTTATGAAGCCTTTACAATGGATTTTGCCGGAGACCGTCTGCCGATTCTTGCCCTGGATCCTCTGGATACACTTTCTGATGTATTTGAATCTCCTGAACTCAATATCCCGGCACTCCTGGAAAGATACAAGGCATATTTAAAACGCCTGAAGGCAAAAGGAATAAACCCCTGGAAGGACCAGCCCCGGCGTGCTGATCTTCATTATACTGAATATGTGGGTCATTTTCATCTTTATTTCTGGCTGCAAAATGCAGTTGGAAGGCTTTGCAGTGTCAGCCCGGAATTTCCCACAGGCAACGGCAGGGTTGATCTGCATCTGAGATGTAAAAACAGACAGGCAGTAATTGAAGTGAAAAGCTTCAAGGATCAGGCAGAACTTGAATATTCAAGAAATCAGGCTTTAAAATATGCCCAAAAACTGGAACTTTCAGCCATAAGCCTTGCCGTATTTGTACCTGTGGAAGATGAAGAAATCCTAAAAAAACTTTCAAGTTCCCAGACCATTGATGGGGTAAAACTGGATGTAACAGCAATTAGCTGGGTTTAA
- a CDS encoding radical SAM protein has translation MTPSFFRLIIYSAYNGIKFRYLRLIGKTGSPKALSLEITHRCIARCIMCNIWKIPADIPDPSIKELLELLSKDIFSNLVELDITGGEPFIRKDITGLFSGICRLKKKNLKSLKSIAVTTNGLLTRQVISALEQSLPLLKDSKIHLVVVCALDSAGSLHDNIRNYKGAWEKVRHTIRELKELRKLFPNLILGLKTTILPINIEELDGINCFAEKNDLFTIISPCIITPGRYLNPELADSLKFTQKDKNKIIDFFQKRSGGWQYHQDKLIQYLKTGVMKKNCTCGYNYYFIRSSGEVFLCPLIKEGAGSLKKASLESIINSKKSSQIRRKIGRFPECQVCTEPGLERYALPCEGFSYLFMLLKMGKKSFFKLHTHMGLDMYFE, from the coding sequence ATGACACCTTCTTTTTTCAGACTGATTATATATTCAGCATATAACGGGATAAAATTCAGGTACCTGCGTCTGATAGGCAAAACCGGCAGCCCAAAAGCCCTTAGCCTGGAAATAACCCACAGATGTATAGCACGATGTATTATGTGTAATATCTGGAAGATACCGGCAGATATTCCTGATCCATCCATAAAAGAACTGCTGGAACTTCTTTCTAAGGATATATTTTCAAATCTTGTAGAACTGGATATTACAGGAGGCGAACCGTTTATAAGAAAAGATATAACCGGGCTGTTTTCCGGAATCTGTCGATTAAAGAAAAAGAATTTAAAATCCCTTAAATCCATTGCTGTAACAACAAACGGCCTGCTGACCCGCCAGGTTATATCAGCACTTGAACAAAGCCTGCCATTATTAAAAGACAGCAAAATACACCTGGTTGTAGTCTGTGCCCTGGACTCAGCAGGCAGTCTTCATGACAATATCAGAAATTACAAAGGAGCCTGGGAAAAAGTCAGGCATACCATCAGGGAATTAAAAGAACTGAGAAAGCTTTTTCCCAATCTGATACTGGGATTAAAGACAACTATCCTTCCTATAAATATAGAAGAACTTGATGGTATCAATTGTTTTGCAGAAAAAAATGATCTTTTTACCATTATTTCTCCATGTATTATTACCCCTGGCCGGTACCTTAATCCAGAACTGGCCGACAGCCTGAAATTTACCCAAAAAGATAAAAATAAAATAATAGATTTTTTTCAAAAAAGATCTGGCGGCTGGCAGTATCATCAGGATAAATTAATACAATACCTGAAAACAGGCGTAATGAAAAAAAACTGTACCTGCGGCTATAATTACTATTTTATACGCAGTTCAGGAGAGGTTTTCCTGTGCCCGCTTATCAAGGAAGGTGCGGGCAGTCTCAAAAAAGCATCCCTGGAAAGCATTATTAATTCTAAAAAATCTTCCCAGATAAGAAGAAAAATCGGAAGGTTCCCTGAATGCCAGGTCTGCACAGAACCAGGTCTGGAGCGGTATGCCCTGCCCTGCGAAGGTTTTTCATATCTTTTTATGCTGTTGAAAATGGGTAAGAAAAGTTTTTTCAAACTGCATACTCATATGGGACTTGACATGTATTTTGAGTAA
- a CDS encoding AAA-like domain-containing protein has translation MRKFHSYGPVNCHHHFCVKRNNLVQKCFEQLIGFPEEGGHYFTIWSPRQCGKTWLMRQVKKEIEKQYPEKFIAGMMSMQGVIMEKDDPDEVLFRQLPRIVRDAFKIEPSVPKTWDDWIELFSIEKGLFSKPVILFIDEFDSLPPKIIDQLVTLFRDMYLKRESFNIHGLALIGVRAALGVDSLRGSPFNIQRSLHVPNFTKEEVEDLFNQYQTESGQEIDPEVVKTVYDSTRGQPGLVCWFGELLTETYNPGTEKFIHMSLWKQVYSRGCYSEWNNTVLNLVKKVRSGYQNHVVELFNNSDIRFSIDAQWCSYLYLNGVIDKQEVVNDKGEFMEICRFSSPFIQLRLYNALTMDLIGERLPILALDPLDTLSDVFEPPELNIPALLERYKAYLKRLKAKGINPWKDQPRRADLHYTEYVGHFHLYFWLRQAIEDICIISPEFPTGNGRVDLHLKCNEKKGVIEVKSFQKHSKLERAKEQAVSYARKLNLTSITIAVFVPVEDEEILQKLSSSQTTEKIKLDVTAIGWV, from the coding sequence ATGAGAAAATTCCATTCATACGGACCCGTGAACTGCCATCATCATTTCTGCGTAAAACGCAATAACCTGGTTCAAAAATGTTTTGAACAATTGATAGGCTTTCCAGAAGAAGGCGGCCACTACTTCACAATCTGGTCGCCCCGCCAGTGCGGCAAAACCTGGCTCATGCGCCAGGTAAAAAAAGAGATTGAAAAGCAGTACCCTGAAAAATTTATTGCGGGCATGATGTCAATGCAGGGTGTTATAATGGAAAAAGACGATCCTGATGAAGTCCTTTTCAGACAACTGCCCCGTATTGTAAGAGATGCCTTTAAAATTGAACCTTCTGTTCCAAAAACTTGGGACGACTGGATTGAATTGTTTTCCATTGAAAAAGGGCTGTTCAGCAAACCCGTAATCCTGTTCATAGACGAATTTGACAGCCTGCCCCCTAAGATAATTGATCAACTGGTAACACTGTTCAGGGACATGTATTTAAAACGTGAAAGCTTCAATATTCACGGACTCGCATTAATAGGAGTGAGGGCAGCCCTCGGAGTTGACAGCCTCCGCGGCTCCCCTTTCAATATCCAGCGCTCCCTGCATGTGCCGAATTTTACAAAAGAAGAAGTAGAAGACCTGTTTAACCAGTATCAAACAGAAAGCGGTCAGGAAATTGACCCGGAAGTTGTAAAAACTGTGTATGATTCCACAAGAGGGCAGCCCGGGCTTGTGTGCTGGTTCGGCGAGCTTTTAACTGAAACATACAACCCTGGAACTGAAAAATTTATTCACATGAGCCTTTGGAAACAGGTTTACAGCAGGGGCTGTTATTCAGAGTGGAACAATACAGTATTGAACTTGGTTAAAAAAGTAAGGTCAGGTTATCAAAATCATGTTGTTGAACTGTTCAATAATTCTGATATTCGTTTCAGTATTGATGCCCAGTGGTGCAGTTATCTTTATTTAAACGGTGTTATTGACAAACAAGAGGTTGTAAATGATAAAGGAGAATTTATGGAAATCTGCCGTTTTTCCAGCCCTTTTATCCAGCTGCGTCTTTACAATGCCCTTACAATGGATTTAATAGGAGAGCGACTGCCAATTCTTGCCCTGGATCCTTTAGACACACTTTCTGATGTATTTGAACCCCCTGAACTCAATATCCCGGCTTTACTTGAAAGATACAAGGCATATCTTAAACGCCTGAAAGCAAAAGGAATAAACCCCTGGAAGGACCAGCCCCGGCGTGCTGATCTTCATTATACTGAATATGTGGGTCATTTTCATCTTTATTTCTGGCTGAGACAGGCAATTGAAGACATCTGTATTATCAGCCCGGAATTTCCCACAGGAAACGGCAGGGTTGATCTGCATTTAAAATGCAATGAAAAAAAAGGCGTAATTGAGGTAAAAAGCTTTCAAAAGCATTCCAAACTGGAAAGAGCAAAAGAGCAGGCAGTCAGCTACGCCAGGAAACTCAATTTAACAAGTATAACCATTGCCGTATTCGTGCCGGTAGAAGATGAAGAAATCCTGCAAAAACTCTCAAGCTCCCAGACCACAGAAAAAATAAAACTGGATGTAACAGCAATCGGCTGGGTATAA
- a CDS encoding CHAT domain-containing protein: MGIAGIALRAGAKSSVATLWPVIDQGAALTITELYGQLKIPGISKAQAVQNTQKLMIKHPDFNHPAFWAAFVLIGSSI; the protein is encoded by the coding sequence TTGGGCATTGCCGGTATCGCACTCCGTGCAGGTGCAAAAAGTTCTGTTGCCACACTTTGGCCTGTAATTGACCAGGGAGCAGCCCTGACAATAACAGAATTATACGGACAACTCAAAATTCCAGGCATATCAAAAGCCCAGGCAGTCCAAAACACCCAGAAACTCATGATAAAACACCCTGACTTTAATCATCCTGCATTCTGGGCAGCATTTGTATTGATTGGAAGCAGCATTTAA
- a CDS encoding DUF362 domain-containing protein yields MADYKCDPTKWTEMKQPVDGGREHYQTKSWNPPKEKWGPFTESGPAPVWFAEANATNWTESMICKAKDLFYEAKLNECFDKGDEVAIKIHYGEWNRTAVLRPEYIAAIAEEIRACGGRPYVVNDTTLSYHIHNNMANALSQTEGATRHGYTEQTFGCPVLIADGYSGEDDYRVELPEGMILKETYIGRAVAEADAMIVLGHARGHSITMYGGAVKQLGIGCQSKRGKYITHLAHWGDPHDAIGWPKFTDACPGKACKFHQMCDDSCPRGAHKVTEHGKTWNPALCRLCYSCQVTCIFSGMSGITFEENYFPNAMIAHADAALGALKCFEKGKVGFINHAIDVAPECDCFPWAGLAVCPDVGLFAGKDVIAVEMATLDAIDNAPISPGSIAEEKGCKPGDDKFRLINGFSPRITMASGSKIGLGTQEYELKNYEPVMTPENAAKWQNRPDRTITVRLRDVFRRHDLTTEVMPFRRAEYNKEWVFNEWKKFDPFKGELPG; encoded by the coding sequence ATGGCCGATTATAAATGCGATCCTACAAAATGGACTGAAATGAAACAGCCCGTTGACGGCGGTCGTGAACATTATCAAACCAAAAGCTGGAATCCCCCAAAAGAAAAATGGGGGCCGTTTACCGAGTCAGGACCTGCTCCGGTATGGTTTGCTGAAGCAAATGCCACAAACTGGACAGAATCCATGATCTGTAAGGCAAAAGATCTTTTTTATGAAGCAAAGCTGAATGAATGCTTTGATAAAGGCGATGAGGTTGCAATCAAGATTCATTATGGTGAGTGGAATCGTACTGCTGTCCTTCGTCCTGAATACATTGCAGCCATAGCTGAGGAAATCAGAGCCTGCGGCGGGCGTCCTTATGTTGTTAATGATACCACCCTCTCATACCATATTCATAACAATATGGCCAATGCTCTGAGCCAGACAGAAGGCGCTACTCGTCATGGCTATACAGAACAAACCTTTGGTTGTCCTGTGTTGATTGCTGATGGGTATTCTGGTGAAGATGATTACAGGGTAGAATTGCCCGAAGGCATGATTCTGAAGGAAACTTACATAGGCAGGGCAGTAGCTGAAGCAGATGCAATGATTGTGCTTGGTCATGCAAGGGGTCATTCCATCACAATGTACGGCGGTGCTGTGAAACAATTGGGTATCGGCTGCCAGTCTAAACGAGGTAAATATATTACCCATCTGGCTCACTGGGGAGATCCCCATGATGCTATAGGATGGCCCAAGTTCACTGACGCATGTCCTGGTAAAGCATGTAAATTCCATCAAATGTGTGATGATTCCTGTCCCAGGGGCGCACATAAAGTTACCGAACACGGAAAAACTTGGAATCCTGCATTGTGCAGGCTCTGCTACTCCTGCCAGGTTACCTGTATCTTTTCCGGTATGAGCGGTATAACATTTGAAGAAAATTACTTTCCAAATGCCATGATTGCACATGCAGACGCAGCACTTGGTGCCCTTAAATGCTTTGAAAAGGGTAAAGTAGGTTTTATTAACCATGCTATTGATGTTGCTCCCGAATGTGACTGCTTCCCCTGGGCAGGCCTTGCAGTATGTCCTGATGTAGGACTTTTTGCAGGTAAAGACGTTATTGCTGTTGAAATGGCAACCCTTGACGCAATAGATAATGCTCCAATCAGCCCCGGTTCAATTGCAGAAGAAAAAGGATGTAAACCGGGTGATGATAAATTCAGGCTTATCAATGGATTCAGTCCGCGTATTACCATGGCTTCCGGTTCAAAAATAGGCCTGGGAACTCAGGAGTATGAACTGAAAAATTATGAACCTGTAATGACACCTGAAAATGCTGCCAAATGGCAGAACAGACCGGATAGAACAATAACGGTTCGTCTCAGGGACGTATTCCGCAGACATGATTTGACAACAGAAGTCATGCCGTTCAGGAGAGCGGAATACAATAAAGAGTGGGTGTTTAACGAATGGAAAAAATTTGATCCGTTTAAGGGTGAACTGCCCGGTTAA
- a CDS encoding AAA-like domain-containing protein: MRRFHSYGPVNCRHHFCVKRNNLVQKCFEQLIGFPEEGGHYFTIWSPRQCGKTWLMRQVKKEIEKQYPEKFIVGMMSMQGVIMEKDDPDEVLFRQLPRIVRDAFKIEPSVPKTWDDWIELFSIEKGLFSKPVILFIDEFDSLPPKIIDQLVTLFRDMYLKRESFNIHGLALIGVRAVLGVESLRGSPFNIQRSLHVPNFIREEVEDLFNQYQTESGQKIESDVVKTVYDSTKGQPGLVCWFGELLTETYNPGTGRIIDISVWKDVYAAALHKEWNNTVLNLIKKAQGNYADYVLELFTKSDLPFSIRAEWCSYLYLNGIIDSMESGDSSGSRTYVCRFSSPFVQTCLYEAFTMDFAGDRLPILALDPLDTLSDVFEPPELNIPALLERYKAYLKRLKAKGINPWKDQPRRSDLHYTEYVGHFHLYFWLRQAIEDICIISPEFPTGNGRVDLHLKCNEKKGVIEVKSFQKHSKLERAKEQAVSYARKLNLTSITIAVFVPVEDEEILQKLSSSQTTEKIKLDVTAIGWV; encoded by the coding sequence ATGCGAAGATTCCACTCATACGGACCCGTGAACTGCCGTCATCATTTCTGCGTAAAACGCAATAACCTGGTTCAAAAATGTTTTGAACAATTGATAGGCTTTCCAGAAGAAGGCGGCCATTACTTCACAATCTGGTCGCCCCGGCAGTGCGGCAAAACCTGGCTAATGCGGCAGGTAAAAAAAGAGATTGAAAAGCAGTACCCTGAAAAATTTATTGTGGGCATGATGTCAATGCAGGGTGTTATAATGGAAAAAGACGATCCTGATGAAGTCCTTTTCAGACAACTGCCCCGTATTGTAAGAGATGCCTTTAAAATTGAACCTTCTGTTCCAAAAACTTGGGACGACTGGATTGAATTGTTTTCCATTGAAAAAGGGCTGTTCAGCAAACCCGTAATCCTGTTCATAGACGAATTTGACAGCCTGCCCCCTAAGATAATTGATCAACTGGTAACACTGTTCAGGGACATGTACCTGAAACGTGAAAGTTTCAATATTCACGGACTCGCACTTATCGGTGTCAGGGCAGTTCTGGGGGTTGAAAGCCTGCGCGGTTCCCCTTTCAATATCCAGCGTTCCCTGCATGTGCCCAACTTCATCAGAGAAGAAGTAGAAGACCTGTTTAACCAGTATCAAACAGAAAGCGGGCAGAAAATAGAATCTGATGTTGTAAAAACCGTGTATGATTCCACAAAAGGACAGCCCGGTCTTGTGTGCTGGTTTGGGGAGCTTTTAACTGAAACATACAACCCGGGAACCGGCAGAATTATTGACATATCTGTCTGGAAAGATGTTTATGCAGCAGCACTTCACAAAGAATGGAACAACACAGTCCTGAATCTAATAAAAAAAGCTCAGGGAAATTATGCAGATTATGTCCTGGAATTATTTACCAAATCAGACCTGCCTTTCAGCATAAGAGCAGAATGGTGCAGCTATTTGTATTTAAACGGGATTATTGACAGTATGGAATCTGGTGATTCATCAGGCAGCAGGACTTATGTATGCCGGTTTTCATCTCCTTTTGTCCAGACCTGTCTTTATGAAGCCTTTACAATGGATTTTGCCGGAGACCGTCTGCCGATTCTTGCCCTGGATCCTCTGGATACACTTTCTGATGTATTTGAACCTCCTGAACTCAATATCCCGGCACTCCTGGAAAGATACAAGGCATATTTAAAACGCCTGAAAGCAAAAGGAATCAATCCCTGGAAGGACCAGCCAAGACGCAGCGATCTTCATTATACTGAATATGTTGGACATTTTCATCTTTATTTCTGGCTGAGACAGGCAATTGAAGACATCTGTATTATCAGCCCGGAATTTCCCACAGGAAACGGCAGGGTTGATCTGCATTTAAAATGCAATGAAAAAAAAGGCGTAATTGAGGTAAAAAGCTTTCAAAAGCATTCCAAACTGGAAAGAGCAAAAGAGCAGGCAGTCAGCTACGCCAGGAAACTCAATTTAACAAGTATAACCATTGCCGTATTCGTGCCGGTAGAAGATGAAGAAATCCTGCAAAAACTCTCAAGCTCCCAGACCACAGAAAAAATAAAACTGGATGTAACAGCAATAGGCTGGGTATAA
- a CDS encoding transporter, which yields MKKFTGLFMGIFLFVMMTFTGVSFADNDAKDYWAAPPGTKVMAVYYRHISANELNADGSEISSDIGLSANIGILRPIYYTKIGSFTIDPQALIIFGDQNLDTTNIGGSEVTASGFGDPIIAATMWLINKPESKTWLGFTPFITIPLGDYDNNKGLNMGTNRWAFKTELGFSKGFDKLFTELTANVEFFTDNDDLGAASLTMEQDPVFTLEGRIGYDLSDAFFISADYFYHNGGETTVDEIEQNDEKDDHALQLTLGFWLNKSFQVLLQYRNDFEVQNGLNTNTFGTRFLYAF from the coding sequence ATGAAAAAATTTACAGGATTGTTTATGGGCATTTTTCTATTTGTAATGATGACTTTTACCGGTGTTTCTTTTGCTGATAATGATGCAAAAGATTATTGGGCAGCACCTCCTGGAACAAAGGTAATGGCAGTTTACTACCGCCATATCTCAGCAAATGAACTTAATGCAGATGGCAGTGAAATAAGCAGTGATATAGGATTGAGTGCAAACATAGGAATACTCAGACCTATCTATTATACAAAAATAGGGTCTTTCACCATTGACCCCCAGGCCCTGATTATTTTTGGAGATCAAAATCTTGATACAACAAATATAGGAGGTTCTGAAGTAACAGCATCAGGTTTTGGAGATCCAATTATTGCAGCTACAATGTGGTTAATCAACAAACCTGAATCCAAAACATGGCTGGGCTTTACCCCTTTTATCACAATACCATTAGGAGATTATGATAATAACAAAGGATTAAATATGGGAACTAACCGATGGGCATTCAAAACAGAACTCGGGTTTTCCAAGGGTTTTGACAAATTATTTACAGAACTTACTGCAAATGTTGAATTTTTCACTGATAATGATGACCTGGGAGCAGCCAGCCTCACTATGGAACAGGATCCAGTCTTTACACTTGAGGGGCGTATTGGATATGATTTAAGTGATGCGTTTTTTATCTCGGCAGATTATTTCTATCATAACGGAGGTGAAACAACAGTGGACGAAATTGAACAGAATGATGAAAAAGACGATCACGCACTTCAACTGACCTTAGGGTTCTGGCTTAATAAATCATTCCAGGTTCTGCTCCAGTATAGAAATGATTTTGAGGTACAAAACGGTCTTAATACAAACACATTTGGAACCAGATTTTTGTATGCTTTTTAA